One genomic window of [Clostridium] scindens ATCC 35704 includes the following:
- the istA gene encoding IS21 family transposase: protein MDQIHHIRDMFYRQDKNISEIASETGLNWKTVKKYVDMEDFNNPSPKPASSEVHESKLDPFKPLIDEWLQADKLAPRKQRHTAKRVFKRLKDEADGFGCSYRLVALYVKQKKEELRLKRTDGYIPLNHHPGEAQSDFGTADFYENDRLHHEAKYLVLSFPYSNGGFLQLNYGENMECLLEGLVAIFEHIGGVPTEIWFDNTRTIVTEIIKGGGRNVTERFQRFCEHYRIKPVFMNPESGWEKGNVENKVGYLRRNELVPVPRFDDLVKENKHLLDRCEIDMQREHYDDDDDRFISKLFEEDKARLLPLPSVPFDTALYTTATTDKYGKFTLDAGKHRYSASPAFCESIVNLKITSSDVIVMDKDMHEVVRHKRLYGNEHERMDWLPYLTYIARKPRSLRNSGIYDMMPQTMQIYMDNCESKERGRVLKVLAELTERTGFASAVRTVDEAVRLNATDPDSLQSLYRRTYADVPLLPPLENKVLLPQQKVIPFRNDLKMLDAALKKGGVSNG, encoded by the coding sequence ATGGATCAGATACATCATATCAGAGATATGTTCTACCGGCAAGATAAGAACATTTCTGAAATCGCATCTGAGACCGGCCTTAACTGGAAAACGGTCAAAAAATATGTGGATATGGAGGACTTTAACAATCCATCTCCCAAACCTGCATCATCAGAGGTTCACGAATCCAAGCTTGACCCATTCAAACCTTTGATTGATGAATGGCTGCAGGCAGACAAGCTTGCACCAAGAAAGCAACGGCATACAGCCAAAAGAGTATTTAAACGCCTCAAGGATGAAGCAGATGGTTTCGGCTGCAGTTATCGGCTTGTTGCCTTATACGTCAAACAGAAGAAAGAGGAACTACGGCTAAAAAGAACCGATGGCTATATCCCTCTTAATCATCATCCCGGCGAAGCCCAGTCAGACTTTGGAACAGCCGATTTTTATGAAAATGACAGGCTTCATCACGAGGCTAAGTACCTTGTGCTCAGTTTTCCCTACAGTAACGGAGGTTTCCTCCAGCTTAATTATGGCGAAAACATGGAATGTCTTCTGGAAGGACTGGTTGCCATATTTGAGCACATCGGTGGTGTTCCCACGGAAATCTGGTTTGACAATACCAGAACCATTGTTACCGAAATCATCAAAGGTGGCGGGCGTAATGTAACAGAGCGGTTTCAACGCTTTTGTGAACACTACCGCATTAAGCCGGTTTTTATGAATCCTGAATCCGGATGGGAAAAAGGAAACGTGGAAAACAAGGTTGGCTACCTGCGCCGCAACGAACTTGTACCGGTACCCCGCTTTGATGATCTTGTGAAAGAAAACAAGCATCTTCTGGATCGTTGTGAAATCGATATGCAGCGTGAGCACTATGATGACGATGATGACCGCTTTATCAGTAAACTGTTTGAAGAAGATAAGGCTCGTTTACTGCCGCTTCCTTCCGTTCCGTTTGATACGGCACTTTACACAACGGCAACAACGGATAAATATGGAAAGTTTACTCTTGACGCAGGAAAGCACCGTTATTCTGCTTCACCGGCTTTCTGTGAGTCCATTGTAAATCTCAAGATTACATCCTCTGATGTGATTGTCATGGACAAAGATATGCACGAAGTGGTGCGTCATAAGCGCCTTTACGGCAATGAACATGAAAGAATGGACTGGCTGCCATACCTTACATATATCGCCAGGAAACCCCGTTCTCTTCGAAACAGCGGCATATATGACATGATGCCACAAACCATGCAGATATACATGGATAACTGCGAAAGCAAGGAACGCGGACGTGTCCTGAAGGTGCTTGCAGAACTTACGGAAAGAACCGGGTTTGCTAGTGCTGTCAGAACAGTTGACGAAGCAGTCCGGCTGAATGCCACAGATCCGGACAGTCTGCAGAGCCTTTACAGGCGAACCTATGCAGATGTACCGCTTCTGCCTCCGCTTGAAAACAAAGTTTTACTGCCACAGCAGAAGGTCATTCCGTTCAGAAATGATCTGAAAATGCTGGATGCCGCCCTTAAGAAGGGAGGTGTCTCAAATGGCTGA
- a CDS encoding ATP-binding protein, with protein MADIEKSIAACCKQLKLSTNFAGQAFEQKGDTPQEYLLNLLTNEIEYRTAKRKSKFLNTAGFPRRYRVEEFRADEIDFPEDVSFQSLLDLEFYHTGKNVIMYGGTGTGKTMLSILIGMSACNQEIPVRFYRTAGLINLFSESQSSGKLTALKKKLNSARILILDEFGYVPYDRTGSQLLFDYLSEIHEQKSVILNTNLEFSQWVNVLYDQRMTTALIGRLTHHVELILFPGINNRLRESSINATLSRISSQEAGNNG; from the coding sequence ATGGCTGATATAGAAAAATCCATTGCAGCATGCTGCAAACAGCTCAAGCTGTCCACGAACTTTGCAGGACAGGCTTTCGAGCAGAAAGGAGACACACCGCAGGAATACCTTTTAAACCTCCTGACAAACGAAATTGAATACCGTACAGCAAAAAGGAAGAGCAAGTTCCTCAATACCGCCGGCTTCCCACGTAGATACCGCGTGGAGGAATTCAGGGCAGATGAGATAGATTTCCCGGAAGACGTCAGCTTCCAAAGCCTGTTAGACCTGGAGTTTTATCATACAGGAAAAAATGTCATCATGTATGGAGGAACAGGAACCGGTAAAACAATGCTTTCCATTCTGATTGGAATGTCTGCATGTAATCAGGAAATTCCGGTAAGATTCTACCGCACTGCCGGACTTATCAATCTCTTTTCCGAGAGTCAGAGCAGCGGAAAGCTTACTGCACTGAAAAAGAAGCTTAACAGTGCCCGGATACTGATTCTGGATGAATTCGGATATGTTCCGTATGACCGCACCGGTTCACAGCTTCTGTTTGATTATCTTTCTGAGATACACGAGCAGAAATCGGTGATTTTAAACACGAATCTTGAATTCTCACAGTGGGTGAACGTTCTTTATGACCAACGGATGACAACAGCACTGATTGGCAGGCTCACCCACCATGTGGAACTGATTCTGTTCCCGGGGATCAATAATCGGTTACGTGAATCAAGCATCAATGCAACTCTTTCAAGAATCAGCAGTCAGGAGGCAGGTAACAATGGCTAA
- a CDS encoding toll/interleukin-1 receptor domain-containing protein — MKEDRIPKIFISYSWSSDAIVLELAQRLVSHGVDVVLDKWDLKEGQDKYAFMERCVNDTEITKVLIVCDKVYAQKANDRTGGVGDETVIISSEIYGNTKQEKFIPVIAEKSEDGKAYVPTYIKTRIYIDLSDPETYEIEYEKLLRNIYEKPQFTKPKLGKMPEWLDEEKTDFFQLKDLIRQIHGSNTDNKRKSCISRFQITHIEVLKGYIEKNASPERVYEIFLNTKPVRDFYLKFVETIAETETDYAEIIAEGFETMYNQLTCIKAFVPNANSVSQNDLDIFKIYIWELFICVIAFMRHIKDYAAINEMLTYTYFLETSIFGGSIKPNNYTAFRHHSCVIEEYYKPKTEMKNKYTLMGDVICNQREKLPIYTGEAIAEADLFLYQVCNAYELSEKEQSWHKVYWFPTCYVYVKNMPIEWEKMKSRRYCDKMMVLFGVDSLEDLKTVISRCTFDSGMKYPGSWDAAPAILNCIQIEDIGMLS, encoded by the coding sequence TTGAAAGAAGATAGGATACCAAAGATATTTATATCATATTCTTGGAGTAGTGATGCGATAGTGCTAGAATTGGCACAGAGACTGGTTTCGCATGGGGTTGATGTTGTCCTTGATAAGTGGGATTTGAAAGAAGGTCAGGATAAATATGCGTTTATGGAACGTTGTGTTAATGATACTGAGATAACAAAAGTTCTAATTGTTTGTGATAAAGTATATGCACAGAAGGCGAATGATCGTACTGGAGGAGTAGGAGATGAAACTGTGATTATTTCCAGTGAAATCTATGGAAATACGAAACAAGAAAAATTCATTCCTGTTATAGCAGAAAAAAGCGAAGATGGGAAAGCATATGTTCCTACATATATAAAAACACGAATATATATTGATTTGTCTGATCCGGAGACATATGAGATAGAGTACGAGAAACTTCTTCGTAATATTTATGAAAAACCGCAATTTACAAAACCGAAGTTAGGAAAAATGCCTGAATGGCTTGACGAAGAGAAAACAGATTTTTTTCAACTAAAGGATTTAATTCGTCAAATCCATGGAAGTAATACAGATAACAAAAGAAAAAGCTGTATATCCCGATTCCAAATAACACACATCGAAGTTTTAAAGGGATATATTGAAAAGAATGCTAGTCCAGAACGAGTATACGAAATATTTTTAAATACCAAGCCAGTGAGAGATTTCTATTTAAAGTTTGTAGAAACCATTGCAGAGACAGAAACAGATTATGCAGAGATAATAGCTGAGGGTTTTGAAACAATGTATAACCAGCTGACTTGTATCAAAGCATTTGTGCCAAATGCGAATTCAGTTTCTCAAAATGACTTGGATATATTTAAAATCTATATATGGGAATTATTTATATGTGTTATTGCATTCATGCGTCATATTAAAGATTATGCAGCAATAAACGAAATGCTTACATATACATATTTTTTAGAAACAAGCATATTTGGAGGATCTATTAAGCCAAACAATTATACAGCTTTTAGACATCATAGTTGTGTCATTGAGGAGTATTATAAGCCAAAAACAGAGATGAAAAATAAATATACTCTTATGGGTGATGTTATTTGTAATCAGAGAGAAAAACTTCCAATTTACACAGGAGAAGCCATTGCTGAAGCGGATTTATTCCTTTATCAAGTATGCAATGCTTATGAATTATCAGAAAAGGAACAGAGCTGGCATAAAGTGTATTGGTTTCCAACTTGTTATGTTTATGTTAAGAACATGCCTATTGAATGGGAAAAAATGAAATCTCGAAGATACTGTGATAAGATGATGGTGTTGTTTGGTGTGGACAGTTTAGAGGACTTAAAGACGGTTATCAGTAGATGTACATTTGATAGTGGAATGAAGTACCCTGGGAGTTGGGATGCAGCACCAGCAATATTAAATTGCATTCAAATTGAAGATATAGGTATGTTGAGTTAA